The Oncorhynchus nerka isolate Pitt River linkage group LG9a, Oner_Uvic_2.0, whole genome shotgun sequence genome has a segment encoding these proteins:
- the LOC115134029 gene encoding basic helix-loop-helix ARNT-like protein 1 isoform X1, translating into MNICDDLMADQRMDITSTMNEFMSPSATELISSSINTQGMDYTRKRKGSTSDYQIDGFSFDESSMDTDKDKLRDCGDHQGRIKNAREAHSQIEKRRRDKMNSFIDELAALVPTCNAMSRKLDKLTVLRMAVQHMKTLRGAANPYTEANYKPSFLSDDELKHLILRAADGFLFVVGCDRGKILFVSESVYKILNYSQNDLIGQSLFDYLHPKDIAKVKEQLSSSDTAPRERLIDAKTGLPVKTDITPGPSRLCSGARRSFFCRMKCNRPYVKTEDKDFPSTCSKKKADRKSFCTIHSTGYLKSWPPNKMGLDDDNEPDNEGCNLSCLVAIGRLHPHIIPQPSHEDIRVKPTEYVSRHAIDGKFVFVDQRATAILAYLPQELLGTSFYEYFHQDDIGHLAERHRQVLQMREKINTNCYKFKIKDGSFIMLRSCWFSFMNPWTKEVEYIVSTNTVVSCSMLDAADPYPQSAASPTASMDSVLTSEGGGRRAIQTVPGIPGGTRAGAGKIGRMIAEEVMEIQRTRGSTPSSCGSSPLNISTPPPDCSPGCKRIQNGGTPDLPSAGTLPGGPDSIGYPYSNQSIMSDNSHLSIDIMDEPGSSSPSNDEAAMAVIMSLLEADAGLGGPVDFSDLPWPL; encoded by the exons ATGAACATTTGTG ATGATCTAATGGCAGACCAAAGAATGGACATTACCTCTACGATGAATGAGTTCATGTCCCCCAGCGCCACCGAGCTGATCAGCAGCTCCATCAACACCCAAGGCATGGACTACACCCGCAAGAGGAAGGGCAGCACCTCCGACTACCA AATTGATGGATTTTCTTTTGA CGAGAGCAGTATGGATACAGACAAGGATAAGCTTAG GGATTGTGGTGATCATCAGGGGCGGATCAAAAATGCCAG GGAGGCACACAGTCAGATTGAGAAGAGACGCAGAGACAAGATGAACAGCTTTATAGACGAGCTGGCGGCGTTAGTGCCTACTTGCAATGCTATGTCCCGCAAGCTGGACAAACTCACAGTTCTACGCATGGCTGTTCAGCATATGAAGACATTACGAG GCGCAGCGAACCCATACACAGAGGCGAACTACAAGCCGTCTTTCCTGTCCGATGATGAATTGAAGCACTTAATATTGAGG GCTGCTGATGGCTTTCTGTTTGTCGTCGGATGCGATCGTGGGAAGATCCTCTTCGTCTCTGAGTCTGTTTACAAGATCCTCAACTATAGCCAG aACGACCTAATTGGCCAGAGTCTGTTTGATTACCTGCATCCTAaagacatcgccaaagtcaaggagcaACTGTCGTCATCGGATACAGCACCCCGGGAGCGACTCATCGACGCCAAAA CTGGCCTGCCAGTGAAGACTGACATTACCCCTGGGCCGTCTAGGCTGTGCTCCGGAGCCAGACGTTCTTTCTTCTGCCGGATGAAATGTAACCGGCCCTACGTCAAAACGGAGGACAAGGACTTCCCCTCCACCTGCTCAAAAAAGAAAG CCGACCGCAAGAGCTTCTGCACGATCCACAGTACTGGCTACCTGAAGAGCTGGCCACCCAACAAGATGGGTTTGGACGATGACAACGAGCCCGACAACGAGGGCTGTAACCTCAGCTGCCTGGTGGCCATCGGCCGGCTGCACCCCCACatcatcccccagccctcccatGAGGACATCCGCGTCAAACCCACCGAATACGTCTCCCGCCACGCCATCGATGGGAAGTTCGTCTTTGTTGACCAGAG GGCTACAGCCATTCTTGCGTACTTACCCCAGGAGCTTCTAGGCACCTCCTTCTACGAGTATTTTCATCAGGATGATATTGGCCACCTGGCAGAACGTCACAGACAAG TGTTGCAAATGAGAGAAAAGATCAACACAAACTGTTACAAGTTCAAGATTAAAGATGGCTCCTTCATCATGCTGAGAAGCTGCTGGTTTAGTTTCATGAATCCCTGGACAAAAGAGGTGGAGTACATTGTCTCCACAAACACAGTGGTCTC ATGCAGTATGCTAGACGCTGCAGACCCCTATCCTCAGTCTGCTGCTTCCCCCACAGCCTCTATGGACAGTGTGCTGACGTCAGAAG GTGGAGGGAGACGGGCTATTCAGACGGTGCCAGGCATCCCTGGCGGAACACGGGCAGGTGCCGGCAAGATCGGCCGTATGATCGCAGAGGAGGTGATGGAGATTCAGag GACCAGAGGCTCAACACCCTCTAGCTGTGGCTCCAGCCCCCTGAACATCAGCACCCCCCCTCCAGACTGCTCTCCGGGGTGCAAGAGG ATTCAAAATGGTGGGACACCAGACCTTCCGTCGGCAGGAACGCTACCAGGAGGACCTGACTCCATTGGATACCCATACTCCAACCAGTCCATTATGA GTGACAACTCTCATCTCAGCATTGACATCATGGACGAGCCAGGCTCCAGCAGCCCCAGTAACGATGAGGCAGCCATGGCTGTGATCATGAGTCTCCTGGAGGCTGACGCAGGCCTTGGGGGCCCCGTGGACTTTAGTGACTTACCCTGGCCCTTATGA
- the LOC115134029 gene encoding basic helix-loop-helix ARNT-like protein 1 isoform X2 produces MNICDDLMADQRMDITSTMNEFMSPSATELISSSINTQGMDYTRKRKGSTSDYQIDGFSFEDCGDHQGRIKNAREAHSQIEKRRRDKMNSFIDELAALVPTCNAMSRKLDKLTVLRMAVQHMKTLRGAANPYTEANYKPSFLSDDELKHLILRAADGFLFVVGCDRGKILFVSESVYKILNYSQNDLIGQSLFDYLHPKDIAKVKEQLSSSDTAPRERLIDAKTGLPVKTDITPGPSRLCSGARRSFFCRMKCNRPYVKTEDKDFPSTCSKKKADRKSFCTIHSTGYLKSWPPNKMGLDDDNEPDNEGCNLSCLVAIGRLHPHIIPQPSHEDIRVKPTEYVSRHAIDGKFVFVDQRATAILAYLPQELLGTSFYEYFHQDDIGHLAERHRQVLQMREKINTNCYKFKIKDGSFIMLRSCWFSFMNPWTKEVEYIVSTNTVVSCSMLDAADPYPQSAASPTASMDSVLTSEGGGRRAIQTVPGIPGGTRAGAGKIGRMIAEEVMEIQRTRGSTPSSCGSSPLNISTPPPDCSPGCKRIQNGGTPDLPSAGTLPGGPDSIGYPYSNQSIMSDNSHLSIDIMDEPGSSSPSNDEAAMAVIMSLLEADAGLGGPVDFSDLPWPL; encoded by the exons ATGAACATTTGTG ATGATCTAATGGCAGACCAAAGAATGGACATTACCTCTACGATGAATGAGTTCATGTCCCCCAGCGCCACCGAGCTGATCAGCAGCTCCATCAACACCCAAGGCATGGACTACACCCGCAAGAGGAAGGGCAGCACCTCCGACTACCA AATTGATGGATTTTCTTTTGA GGATTGTGGTGATCATCAGGGGCGGATCAAAAATGCCAG GGAGGCACACAGTCAGATTGAGAAGAGACGCAGAGACAAGATGAACAGCTTTATAGACGAGCTGGCGGCGTTAGTGCCTACTTGCAATGCTATGTCCCGCAAGCTGGACAAACTCACAGTTCTACGCATGGCTGTTCAGCATATGAAGACATTACGAG GCGCAGCGAACCCATACACAGAGGCGAACTACAAGCCGTCTTTCCTGTCCGATGATGAATTGAAGCACTTAATATTGAGG GCTGCTGATGGCTTTCTGTTTGTCGTCGGATGCGATCGTGGGAAGATCCTCTTCGTCTCTGAGTCTGTTTACAAGATCCTCAACTATAGCCAG aACGACCTAATTGGCCAGAGTCTGTTTGATTACCTGCATCCTAaagacatcgccaaagtcaaggagcaACTGTCGTCATCGGATACAGCACCCCGGGAGCGACTCATCGACGCCAAAA CTGGCCTGCCAGTGAAGACTGACATTACCCCTGGGCCGTCTAGGCTGTGCTCCGGAGCCAGACGTTCTTTCTTCTGCCGGATGAAATGTAACCGGCCCTACGTCAAAACGGAGGACAAGGACTTCCCCTCCACCTGCTCAAAAAAGAAAG CCGACCGCAAGAGCTTCTGCACGATCCACAGTACTGGCTACCTGAAGAGCTGGCCACCCAACAAGATGGGTTTGGACGATGACAACGAGCCCGACAACGAGGGCTGTAACCTCAGCTGCCTGGTGGCCATCGGCCGGCTGCACCCCCACatcatcccccagccctcccatGAGGACATCCGCGTCAAACCCACCGAATACGTCTCCCGCCACGCCATCGATGGGAAGTTCGTCTTTGTTGACCAGAG GGCTACAGCCATTCTTGCGTACTTACCCCAGGAGCTTCTAGGCACCTCCTTCTACGAGTATTTTCATCAGGATGATATTGGCCACCTGGCAGAACGTCACAGACAAG TGTTGCAAATGAGAGAAAAGATCAACACAAACTGTTACAAGTTCAAGATTAAAGATGGCTCCTTCATCATGCTGAGAAGCTGCTGGTTTAGTTTCATGAATCCCTGGACAAAAGAGGTGGAGTACATTGTCTCCACAAACACAGTGGTCTC ATGCAGTATGCTAGACGCTGCAGACCCCTATCCTCAGTCTGCTGCTTCCCCCACAGCCTCTATGGACAGTGTGCTGACGTCAGAAG GTGGAGGGAGACGGGCTATTCAGACGGTGCCAGGCATCCCTGGCGGAACACGGGCAGGTGCCGGCAAGATCGGCCGTATGATCGCAGAGGAGGTGATGGAGATTCAGag GACCAGAGGCTCAACACCCTCTAGCTGTGGCTCCAGCCCCCTGAACATCAGCACCCCCCCTCCAGACTGCTCTCCGGGGTGCAAGAGG ATTCAAAATGGTGGGACACCAGACCTTCCGTCGGCAGGAACGCTACCAGGAGGACCTGACTCCATTGGATACCCATACTCCAACCAGTCCATTATGA GTGACAACTCTCATCTCAGCATTGACATCATGGACGAGCCAGGCTCCAGCAGCCCCAGTAACGATGAGGCAGCCATGGCTGTGATCATGAGTCTCCTGGAGGCTGACGCAGGCCTTGGGGGCCCCGTGGACTTTAGTGACTTACCCTGGCCCTTATGA
- the LOC115134030 gene encoding BTB/POZ domain-containing protein 10-like isoform X1 has product MPNYAKPAGKPALFGGAQVLCAFIPQLIPCCFVFHLPCDTDGAQPRLPAVPQLEADLVNMNLHGASGGLDRCRDSDRSRDSSHERGEGQLTPCIRNITSPTRQHNSDRERGEGGSSSRSSSPRPPRAMMSVGPSCIAVSSSRSSLFSKEAHCKGLGHGHVHSPCDLIYVYENTKEGARTLRTAERVTLIVDNTRFVVDPAIFTAQPNTMLGRMFGSGREYNFTRPNDKGEFEVADGISSTVFRAILDYYKSGIIRCPDGISIPELREACDYLCISFDYSTIKCRDLSALMHELSNDGARRQFDFYLEEMVLPLMVASAQNGERECHVVVLTDDDVVDWDEEYPPQMGEEYSQIIYSTKLYRFFKYIENRDVAKSVLKERGLKKIRLGIEGYPTYKEKVKKRPGSRPEVIYNYVQRPFIRMSWEKEEGKSRHVDFQCVKSKSITNLAAAAADIPQDQLVNMHPGPQVDELDIQPQPSYHYEPDPDAPSPAV; this is encoded by the exons ATGCCCAACTATGCTAAACCGGCTGGCAAGCCTGCATTGTTCGGAGGAGCCCAAGTCCTTTGTGCTTTCATCCCTCAGCTCATCCCGTGCTGCTTTGTCTTTCATTTGCCGTGCGATACAGACGG TGCCCAGCCCCGCCTCCCAGCAGTCCCACAACTGGAGGCCGACCTAGTCAACATGAACCTGCATGGCGCCAGCGGAGGCCTCGACCGCTGCAGGGACAGTGACCGCTCCCGAGACTCCTCCCATGAGAGGGGCGAGGGTCAGCTGACCCCTTGCATCAGAAACATCACCTCGCCCACCCGACAGCACAACAGTG ATCGTGAGCGGGGCGAGGGTGGTTCTTCCTCCAGGTCATCAAGCCCTCGGCCGCCCAGGGCCATGATGTCGGTGGGGCCCAGTTGCATCGCAGTGAGCAGCAGCAGAAGCAGCCTGTTCAGCAAAGAGGCCCACTGTAAGGGCCTGGGCCACGGACACGTCCACAGCCCCTGTGACCTCATCTACGTCTATGAGAACACCAAGGAGGGGGCGCGCACTTTGCGGACGGCCGAGAGGGTCACTCTGATCGTGGACAACACCCGCTTCGTGGTGGACCCGGCTATCTTCACTGCTCAGCCCAACACCATGCTGGGAAG AATGTTTGGATCCGGGAGGGAATACAATTTTACCAGGCCCAATGACAAAGGGGAATTTGAGGTGGCAGATGGAATCAGCTCAACTGTTTTCAGAGCCATCCTG GATTACTACAAATCTGGGATAATCCGCTGTCCTGATGGTATCTCCATTCCCGAGCTGAGAGAAGCATGTGACTACCTCTGCATCTCCTTCGACTACAGCACCATCAAGTGTAGAGACCTCA GTGCACTCATGCACGAGCTGTCCAACGATGGGGCGAGGCGTCAGTTTGACTTTTACTTAGAGGAGATGGTGCTGCCTCTGATGGTGGCCAGCGCccagaatggagagagggagtgtcaCGTAGTGGTCCTGACAGACGACGACGTGGTGGACTGGGACGAGGAGTACCCTCCGCAGATGGGAGAGGAGTATTCTCAGA TTATATACAGCACAAAACTGTACAGATTCTTCAAGTACATAGAGAATCGTGACGTTGCCAAATCAGTATTAAAAGAAAGAGGACTTAAGAAAATCAGACTAGGAATTGAAG GTTACCCCACCTACAAGGAGAAGGTGAAGAAGCGTCCCGGCAGCCGGCCAGAGGTAATCTACAACTACGTCCAGAGGCCCTTCATCCGCATGTcctgggagaaggaggagggcaaGAGTCGCCATGTTGACTTCCAGTGTGTGAAGAGCAAGTCCATCACCAACCTGGCAGCTGCCGCTGCAGACattccccaggaccagctggtcaACATGCACCCTGGTCCTCAGGTGGACGAACTGGACATCCAGCCTCAGCCAAGCTACCACTACGAGCCAGACCCAGACGCCCCCTCACCGGCTGTCTGA
- the LOC115134030 gene encoding BTB/POZ domain-containing protein 10-like isoform X2, whose product MNLHGASGGLDRCRDSDRSRDSSHERGEGQLTPCIRNITSPTRQHNSDRERGEGGSSSRSSSPRPPRAMMSVGPSCIAVSSSRSSLFSKEAHCKGLGHGHVHSPCDLIYVYENTKEGARTLRTAERVTLIVDNTRFVVDPAIFTAQPNTMLGRMFGSGREYNFTRPNDKGEFEVADGISSTVFRAILDYYKSGIIRCPDGISIPELREACDYLCISFDYSTIKCRDLSALMHELSNDGARRQFDFYLEEMVLPLMVASAQNGERECHVVVLTDDDVVDWDEEYPPQMGEEYSQIIYSTKLYRFFKYIENRDVAKSVLKERGLKKIRLGIEGYPTYKEKVKKRPGSRPEVIYNYVQRPFIRMSWEKEEGKSRHVDFQCVKSKSITNLAAAAADIPQDQLVNMHPGPQVDELDIQPQPSYHYEPDPDAPSPAV is encoded by the exons ATGAACCTGCATGGCGCCAGCGGAGGCCTCGACCGCTGCAGGGACAGTGACCGCTCCCGAGACTCCTCCCATGAGAGGGGCGAGGGTCAGCTGACCCCTTGCATCAGAAACATCACCTCGCCCACCCGACAGCACAACAGTG ATCGTGAGCGGGGCGAGGGTGGTTCTTCCTCCAGGTCATCAAGCCCTCGGCCGCCCAGGGCCATGATGTCGGTGGGGCCCAGTTGCATCGCAGTGAGCAGCAGCAGAAGCAGCCTGTTCAGCAAAGAGGCCCACTGTAAGGGCCTGGGCCACGGACACGTCCACAGCCCCTGTGACCTCATCTACGTCTATGAGAACACCAAGGAGGGGGCGCGCACTTTGCGGACGGCCGAGAGGGTCACTCTGATCGTGGACAACACCCGCTTCGTGGTGGACCCGGCTATCTTCACTGCTCAGCCCAACACCATGCTGGGAAG AATGTTTGGATCCGGGAGGGAATACAATTTTACCAGGCCCAATGACAAAGGGGAATTTGAGGTGGCAGATGGAATCAGCTCAACTGTTTTCAGAGCCATCCTG GATTACTACAAATCTGGGATAATCCGCTGTCCTGATGGTATCTCCATTCCCGAGCTGAGAGAAGCATGTGACTACCTCTGCATCTCCTTCGACTACAGCACCATCAAGTGTAGAGACCTCA GTGCACTCATGCACGAGCTGTCCAACGATGGGGCGAGGCGTCAGTTTGACTTTTACTTAGAGGAGATGGTGCTGCCTCTGATGGTGGCCAGCGCccagaatggagagagggagtgtcaCGTAGTGGTCCTGACAGACGACGACGTGGTGGACTGGGACGAGGAGTACCCTCCGCAGATGGGAGAGGAGTATTCTCAGA TTATATACAGCACAAAACTGTACAGATTCTTCAAGTACATAGAGAATCGTGACGTTGCCAAATCAGTATTAAAAGAAAGAGGACTTAAGAAAATCAGACTAGGAATTGAAG GTTACCCCACCTACAAGGAGAAGGTGAAGAAGCGTCCCGGCAGCCGGCCAGAGGTAATCTACAACTACGTCCAGAGGCCCTTCATCCGCATGTcctgggagaaggaggagggcaaGAGTCGCCATGTTGACTTCCAGTGTGTGAAGAGCAAGTCCATCACCAACCTGGCAGCTGCCGCTGCAGACattccccaggaccagctggtcaACATGCACCCTGGTCCTCAGGTGGACGAACTGGACATCCAGCCTCAGCCAAGCTACCACTACGAGCCAGACCCAGACGCCCCCTCACCGGCTGTCTGA